In Melopsittacus undulatus isolate bMelUnd1 chromosome 6, bMelUnd1.mat.Z, whole genome shotgun sequence, the following proteins share a genomic window:
- the LOC101868260 gene encoding transmembrane 9 superfamily member 2-like: MRLLTAGLLLLAPLCASFYLPGLAPVSFCEEGEESEGCKSLIELFVNRLDSVESVLPYEYDAFDFCQDTEEKRPSENLGQVLFGERIASSPYKFTFKKQETCKKVCTRSYDPANSADKSKLAFLKKGMQLNYQHHWIIDNMPVTWCYDVEDGQKYCNPGFPIGCFVTPDGRVKDACVINSEFNKKNTFYLFNHVDITIMYHSGKDENWPGARLVTARLRPQSYKHTDENNLSCEGPPMEIPGEFNSKLKLIYTYSVTFEEKNNIKWASRWDYILESMPHTNIQWFSIMNSLVIVLFLSGMVAMIILRTLHKDIARYNQIDSSEDAQEEFGWKLVHGDVFRPPRKGMLLSVFLGQGTQIFIMTFITLFLACLGFLSPANRGALMTCAVVLWVLLGTPAGYVSARMYKTFRGEKWKTNVLLTALLCPGIVFADFFIMNLILWVKGSSAAIPFGTLVAILAMWFGISVPLTFVGAYFGFKEKPIEHPVRTNQIPRQIPEQSFFTKPLPGIIMGGILPFGCIFIQLFFILNSIWSHQMYYMFGFLFLVFIILLITCSEATVLLCYFHLCAEDYHWWWRSFLTSSFTAVYLFIYAVHYFFSKLQITGTASTILYFGYTMIMVLIFFLFTGTIGFFACFWFVSKIYSVVKVD; the protein is encoded by the exons ttttgacTTCTGTCAAGATACAGAAGAGAAAAGACCATCAGAAAATCTCGGACAAGTGCTTTTTGGGGAAAGAATAGCATCATCGCCTTACAAG ttcacttttaaaaagcaagaaacatgTAAGAAAGTTTGTACAAGATCATATGACCCagcaaacagtgctgataaaagCAAACTGGCTTTTTTGAAGAAAGGAATGCAGTTGAATTATCAGCATCACTG GATTATTGACAACATGCCTGTAACGTGGTGCTATGATGTGGAAGATGGACAAAAATACTGTAATCCAGGATTTCCAATAGGCTGTTTTGTTACTCCAGATGGTAGAGTTAAAGATGCTTGTGTTATAAAT TCAGAGTTTAACAAGAAGAACACTTTCTACCTCTTCAACCACGTTGACATAACAATCATGTACCATAGTGGGAAGGATGAAAACTGGCCTGGTGCACGACTGGTGACGGCAAGACTGAGACCACAAAG CTACAAACATACAGATGAGAACAACTTAAGTTGTGAAGGTCCACCTATGGAGATTCCTGGAGAGTTCAACAGCAAACTGAAACTGATCTACACTTACTCTGTGACATTTGAA GAAAAGAATAATATTAAGTGGGCTTCCAGATGGGACTACATTTTGGAGTCCATGCCACATACGAACATCCAGTGGTTTAG CATCATGAATTCCCTTGTGATTGTTCTCTTCCTATCTGGCATGGTGGCTATGATCATTCTGAGGACTCTTCATAAAGACATTGCAAGATACAACCAGATTGACTCCTCT GAAGATGCCCAAGAGGAGTTTGGCTGGAAGCTGGTCCATGGAGATGTGTTTAGACCTCCAAGGAAGGGAATGTTACTGTCTGTCTTCTTGGGCCAAGGAACTCAGATCTTCATTATGACATTTATTACCTTAT TTCTAGCTTgccttggttttctttctcctgccaACCGTGGTGCTTTGATGACCTGTGCAGTTGTACTGTGGGTCTTACTGGGAACTCCAGCTGGTTACGTGTCTGCTAGAATGTACAAGA CATTTAGAGGTGAGAAGTGGAAGACAAACGTTTTGCttacagctctgctctgccctgg CATTGTCTTTGCTGATTTCTTCATCATGAACCTCATCCTGTGGGTGAAAGGATCCTCAGCTGCCATCCCTTTTGGCACTTTGGTTGCTATCTTAGCTATGTGGTTTGGAATCTCGGTCCCACTGACTTTTGTTGGTGCATATTTTGGCTTCAAAGAGAAG CCTATTGAGCATCCAGTGCGTACAAACCAGATTCCTCGCCAAATTCCAGAGCAGTCCTTCTTCACAAAGCCCTTGCCTGGTATCATCATGGGGGGCATCTTGCCCTTTGGCTGTATTTTCATTCAACTGTTTTTCATTCTCAATAGCATTTG GTCTCATCAGATGTATTACATGTTTGGATTCCTCTTCCTTGTTTTTATAATACTCCTTATTACATGTTCAGAAGCTACAGTTTTGCTGTGCTACTTCCATCTGTGTGCAGAG GATTATCACTGGTGGTGGCGCTCATTCTTGACAAGCAGCTTTACAGCAGTTTATCTCTTCATCTATGCAGTTCATTACTTCTTCTCGAAACTCCAGATAACAGGAACTGCCAGCACCATTTTATACTTTGGTTACACAATGATCATGGTcctcatctttttccttttcacag GGACGATTGGATTTTTTGCCTGCTTCTGGTTTGTAAGTAAGATTTACAGCGTTGTGAAAGTGGACTGA